One bacterium DNA segment encodes these proteins:
- the acpS gene encoding holo-ACP synthase encodes MTPNLPQSVSGVGIDLLDIDRMKLAYQRHGEAFFQRVFTKQEIEFCSSKLNPFPSYAVRFAAKEAVFKALSQVGIRIVRWQDIEVTQSTDGVPALSVIGAEDYSYHLSMSHTTTLATAIVVIERNR; translated from the coding sequence ATGACTCCAAACCTCCCCCAATCGGTTTCCGGTGTAGGTATCGACTTGCTCGACATCGACCGCATGAAACTCGCCTATCAACGCCACGGCGAAGCCTTTTTCCAGCGTGTTTTCACCAAGCAGGAGATCGAATTCTGTTCCTCTAAGCTCAATCCCTTTCCCTCCTATGCCGTCCGCTTTGCCGCCAAAGAGGCCGTTTTCAAGGCACTTTCGCAGGTCGGAATCCGCATTGTCCGCTGGCAGGATATCGAAGTCACCCAGTCAACCGACGGCGTCCCCGCTTTGTCGGTCATTGGCGCCGAGGATTACTCTTACCACCTGTCGATGAGCCACACGACTACCTTAGCGACCGCGATTGTCGTTATTGAGCGCAATCGCTGA
- a CDS encoding class I fructose-bisphosphate aldolase, translating into MPLNLKQIESLLGPDAKTLLTHKCKGIPKNRVHLPGPDFVDRVLSLSDRNNNVIRNLSAMLTHGRLSGTGFMSILPVDQGIEHSAGASFAPNPDYFDPEKIIELAIEGGCNAVASTYGVLGIMSRKYAHKIPFIVKINHNEFLTYPNAFDQVMFGTIKEAWNMGAAAVGATIYFGSPESRRQIIEVSQAFTMAHELGLATVLWCYTRNSAFKIGDTDYHTSADLSSQANHLGVTIQADIIKQKMSENNGGFPAVEKAAGKPYSKWSKKVYETLTTDNPIDWVRYQVANCYMGRAGLINSGGASGKNDLADAVKTAVVNKRAGGMGLISGRKAFQRPMKEGVELLNAIQDVYLCEDITVA; encoded by the coding sequence ATGCCGCTGAATCTAAAACAAATTGAATCGCTGCTTGGCCCGGATGCCAAAACCCTGCTGACGCACAAATGCAAAGGCATCCCCAAAAATCGCGTCCATCTGCCCGGTCCCGATTTTGTCGATCGCGTCCTTTCGCTCTCGGATCGCAATAACAATGTCATTCGCAATTTGAGCGCGATGCTCACGCATGGCCGTCTCTCCGGTACCGGCTTTATGTCGATTCTCCCGGTCGATCAAGGCATCGAACATTCCGCCGGCGCATCATTTGCACCGAACCCGGATTACTTCGACCCGGAGAAGATTATCGAACTCGCCATTGAAGGCGGCTGCAATGCTGTCGCTTCAACCTATGGCGTGCTCGGAATCATGTCGCGCAAATATGCCCACAAGATTCCGTTCATCGTCAAGATCAATCACAACGAGTTCCTCACCTATCCCAATGCATTCGATCAGGTGATGTTCGGCACAATCAAGGAAGCCTGGAACATGGGCGCTGCCGCTGTTGGCGCAACCATCTATTTCGGCTCACCGGAATCGCGCCGCCAAATTATCGAAGTCTCCCAAGCATTCACGATGGCGCACGAACTTGGCCTTGCCACCGTGCTGTGGTGTTATACTCGTAATTCTGCTTTCAAGATCGGCGATACCGATTACCATACCTCCGCCGACTTGTCGTCGCAGGCAAATCATCTCGGTGTGACGATTCAGGCTGACATCATCAAACAGAAGATGTCGGAAAACAACGGCGGTTTCCCGGCTGTTGAAAAGGCTGCCGGAAAGCCATACTCCAAGTGGAGCAAGAAAGTCTACGAAACGCTGACCACCGACAACCCGATTGATTGGGTGCGTTATCAGGTCGCCAATTGCTATATGGGTCGTGCGGGATTGATCAACTCCGGCGGCGCTTCGGGCAAGAATGACTTGGCGGATGCCGTCAAGACAGCCGTCGTCAACAAACGCGCCGGCGGCATGGGATTGATCTCGGGTCGCAAGGCGTTCCAGCGCCCGATGAAGGAAGGCGTCGAATTGCTCAACGCAATTCAGGACGTCTACCTCTGCGAGGACATCACCGTCGCGTAA